ATAAACCCTCACCCCTCACGTGTGTTATAGGTGTGGCTCAAATTTGTTGCTTGAGGAGAAAAGCCGTTCGGGCGGCGGGCGTTCAGGCCGGAAAAAATTCCACCGTGTGCCCTCCTTCTTCCTTTGTTCTTCTTCGGTACGAGCCAGGAGAGAGTCAGGTGACCAGAGAGGGAGGTGCGGTGAGCTAGGGCAAGAGTTTCTGTTTCAACAATATAATATGCCAAAAATATTCATTAGCAATAAACATATGTGCACTATTTAGTGATGGGCTATGCAATTGGAAAAGTGACCCTTTCATGCCTTCCTTCCGTCAGTGACCTGTGGGGCCTTGGCTAAGGGCCGAACGAGTGGCCAAAGACATCTTCTTGCCTTCTTGGCTGGTCCGGCATCCATCCATCAATTCACCAAAATGTACTAGTTGCATGCATGCTCGCACATACGCCATATTCAACTTGAAGCTCTTCATTGATGACGGCCAGCCAATAGAGCACTCACTGCCAAAAGGCTCCTTGAGAGAGCCACCGTGACCTGCCTGCATTCCTCTTCAAGCTCTTCATTGATGGCGGCCAGCCCAGTAGAGTTTAACGAGCACTCCCTGCCAAAAGGCTCCGTGTGAGAGAGCCTCCGTGACCTGCCTGCACTCCTCTATCCTCGTCCACTCCGCCAGCGGCATCGAATTCCATCTCTGTGTTCGCTCTGTCCTCCCTTTGCCATGTCGGCCGCCGAGCTAAGGAGCCAGCTTAACACGCGCGTCAGCTACATGTACGCCATGGTGAGTCGTCCTTCCCCTCAACTCAATTTTGGGCCAGAATTCGTCCGTGTTCGCTCTGTCCCCCGGATCGCCGTATTGATGGATGAATCCAGGGAATTCTAGACGAGTACTACCAAGAGCTTCAGCCGCCGCAGGACGAGGGCTTCGTCCCCGAGGTCATCAACATGTTCCTCCACGAGGCCGACATGATGCTCAATGACATCACCAGCCTTCTGTCCGTGCCGTACCACTGCACCAAGCCCTCCGCTTTCCTTAGCCCCATCGTCCTGGGTATtgatttcgtatcctctgcttaatTTGTGATTCCCTCCCAGGAACCTGCCCGTCGTCAACTTCGAAATGGT
This DNA window, taken from Triticum dicoccoides isolate Atlit2015 ecotype Zavitan unplaced genomic scaffold, WEW_v2.0 scaffold237427, whole genome shotgun sequence, encodes the following:
- the LOC119345427 gene encoding histidine-containing phosphotransfer protein 2-like; this translates as MSAAELRSQLNTRVSYMYAMGILDEYYQELQPPQDEGFVPEVINMFLHEADMMLNDITSLLNLPVVNFEMVGELVHQLKEYSG